A section of the Saccharopolyspora gregorii genome encodes:
- the mraZ gene encoding division/cell wall cluster transcriptional repressor MraZ: MFLGTHNPKLDDKGRLTLPAKYRDALAGGLMVTKGQDHCLYVFPRAEFEQMARKVAEAPLTNESVRAYQRYLFAGTDEQRPDGQGRIPIAAELRRYAGLEKECVVIGAINRLEIWNSESWQSYLDAHEESYAQAREEVLPGIF; the protein is encoded by the coding sequence ATGTTCCTCGGCACCCACAACCCCAAGCTCGACGACAAAGGGCGTTTGACGCTGCCGGCGAAGTACCGGGACGCACTGGCAGGGGGGCTGATGGTCACCAAAGGACAGGACCACTGCCTGTACGTCTTCCCGCGCGCCGAGTTCGAGCAGATGGCCCGCAAGGTCGCCGAGGCCCCGCTGACCAACGAGTCCGTCCGCGCCTACCAGCGGTACCTGTTCGCGGGCACCGACGAGCAGCGCCCGGACGGGCAGGGGCGGATCCCGATCGCGGCAGAGCTGCGCCGGTACGCGGGCCTGGAGAAGGAATGCGTGGTCATCGGCGCGATCAACCGGCTGGAGATCTGGAACTCCGAGAGCTGGCAGAGCTACCTCGACGCGCACGAGGAGAGCTACGCGCAAGCCCGGGAGGAGGTCCTGCCCGGGATCTTCTGA
- the rsmH gene encoding 16S rRNA (cytosine(1402)-N(4))-methyltransferase RsmH, with translation MAEDDVPEGTGGGSARDRHVPVALDRTLELLAPALSRGPAVVVDATLGMGGHAEALLSAHPELTLVGLDRDPQALRLAGERLAAHRDRLHLVHAVYDEWADVLDDLGLPAVDGALFDLGVSSLQLDEADRGFAYAQDAPLDMRMDPGAERTAADVLNTYPPGELARILRQYGEERFASKIAGAIARERAKEPFANSDRLVQLLYDTVPAASRRTGGHPAKRTFQALRIEVNAELDVLGRALPAALDSLAPGGRIVVLAYHSLEDRIVKRGLAERATSRTPVDLPVELPGHGPELRLLTRGAELAGEQERADNPRAASVRLRAAERIKESA, from the coding sequence GTGGCGGAGGACGACGTGCCGGAGGGCACCGGCGGGGGTTCCGCCCGGGACCGGCACGTGCCGGTCGCGCTGGACCGGACGCTGGAACTGCTGGCGCCCGCGCTGTCGCGCGGCCCGGCGGTCGTGGTGGACGCGACGCTCGGCATGGGCGGCCACGCCGAGGCGCTGCTGAGCGCGCACCCCGAACTCACCCTCGTCGGGCTCGACCGGGACCCGCAGGCGCTGCGGCTCGCGGGGGAGCGGCTCGCCGCCCACCGGGACCGGCTGCACCTCGTGCACGCCGTCTACGACGAGTGGGCCGACGTCCTCGACGACCTCGGGCTGCCCGCGGTGGACGGGGCGCTGTTCGACCTCGGCGTGTCCTCGTTGCAGCTCGACGAGGCCGACCGCGGGTTCGCGTACGCGCAGGACGCGCCGCTGGACATGCGGATGGACCCGGGCGCGGAGCGCACCGCGGCCGACGTGCTCAACACCTACCCGCCCGGCGAGCTGGCGCGGATCCTGCGCCAGTACGGCGAGGAGCGGTTCGCCTCGAAGATCGCGGGCGCGATCGCGCGGGAACGGGCCAAGGAACCCTTCGCGAACAGCGACCGCCTGGTCCAGCTGCTCTACGACACCGTTCCCGCGGCCAGCCGCCGCACCGGCGGGCACCCCGCCAAGCGCACCTTCCAGGCGCTGCGCATCGAGGTCAACGCCGAACTGGACGTGCTCGGCCGGGCGCTGCCCGCGGCGCTCGACTCGCTCGCGCCCGGCGGGCGGATCGTCGTGCTCGCCTACCACTCGCTGGAGGACCGCATCGTCAAGCGCGGGCTGGCCGAGCGCGCCACCTCCCGCACCCCGGTCGACCTGCCGGTGGAACTGCCCGGGCACGGACCCGAACTGCGGCTGCTCACCCGCGGCGCCGAACTCGCCGGTGAACAGGAACGCGCGGACAACCCGCGGGCCGCCTCGGTGCGGCTGCGCGCCGCCGAACGGATCAAGGAGTCGGCATGA